The Thermococcus sp. EP1 sequence CTGGGTGGAAAGATGGAAAATTGGGCCTTCCAGTGAGAGAAGCAATTAAAATTTTCCCAGAACTTGGAAAATATATTGATAGTAGGGGTAGGCTAGATCTTTCAAATAGGAAAGCTAGGATTTTATATAATAAAGCTGTTGCAAAGGCAGTTTTTGATATTGACATAGAATATCACCCCAATGGACTTATAACTACTCCAATCTCGAGGTTTATATTTCTAAAGACTTTTCTTAGAGGAGGAGAAAGAGTCTTGGAAATAGGGACTGGACATTCAGCTTTGATGGCAATTATGGCAAGCAAATTGTTTAATTGCAGTGTTTGGGCGACTGAAGTAAATGATGAGTTTTTTGAGTATGCTAAAGCCAATGTCCAAAAGAACAACGCTAAAGTTAAACTGATTAAAAGCAATGGCGAGGTAATCGAGAGATTAATCCCAGAAGGAGAGAAATTTGATATAATATTCTCTGCACCTCCTTATTACGAGAGACCAACAAAGGGTGTTTTAACCCCAATTGAGGGGATTGGTGGGGGAGAATATGGAGAAGAATTTGCCGTAAGAATTCTAAGAGAAGCAAGGGAATACATGACTGAGAATGGTAAAGTTGCGCT is a genomic window containing:
- a CDS encoding RlmF-related methyltransferase — protein: MPGWKDGKLGLPVREAIKIFPELGKYIDSRGRLDLSNRKARILYNKAVAKAVFDIDIEYHPNGLITTPISRFIFLKTFLRGGERVLEIGTGHSALMAIMASKLFNCSVWATEVNDEFFEYAKANVQKNNAKVKLIKSNGEVIERLIPEGEKFDIIFSAPPYYERPTKGVLTPIEGIGGGEYGEEFAVRILREAREYMTENGKVALFLPDKPSLLKSIISKAEELSYLPKDIKFKVGTRWRHSLIFSRE